TACACGACCATGGAGCAGCTGGTCGAGACAGCGAAAGCTCATGGGATTGGTTGCATCGCGGTCACCGATCACAACGAGTTCAAGGCATACGATCTGCTGAAGGATAACAAGGACGTCATAATCATCCCTGCCGAGGAGGTATCTTCCAAGGAAGGACACATAGTCGCACTCGGCATAGACAGACTGATTCCCCGCGGGTATTCCATCCAGGAGACCATCGATATGATCCATGAAGCCGGAGGATACGCCATAGCCGCCCACCCTTACAGATGGTGGTCCGGCCTCGGGGAGAAGAACACGATGAAATATCCCTTCGACGGAATCGAGGCGAGGAATGCACGCTCGATCCCTTCGGCGAACATCAAATCGGAGAGGCTTGCCAAGAAGATTGGCAAGCCGATAACAGCCGGATCCGATGCACACACGCCCGGACGCATAGGATGGGGATATGTGGAGTTACCTGATACCATCGCCAACTGGAGGGAGGCCGTGGATTACATCATGTCCGGGGAGATCAAGGAGCCTCACAGCCACAGCCGTCATTTCGATCAGACCCTCAGGTATGGTGGGAAATCCATCAGCCAGTGGATGCTCCGCGGCTTCAAGAAGATGTGAACATGCCATCCGGCGCAAATTCTCTGGAAAAGGTCAGATCCGTACTCCCCGAGATAACTGCCCGCAAGATGATGGGCGAGTACCTCCTGTACATGGACGGAATCCTGTTCGGCGGCATCTATGATGACAGGCTACTCCTGAAGATCACCAAAGCCTCGTCCACCATGCTCAAGGAATACGATTCCGCATTCCCCTATGACGGCGGAGGAGAGATGATACTGTTCTCCGAGCCATATGACGAAGAACTTCTGAAGAAAGTCGTCATGGCCATGGTACCCGAACTCAGGAAATGATTTCGAACATTCGTCCGGCACAATACATACTAAAAACAATTAATGCAGTCCACCTCCCATCAGTTCACTGAAGGTGAAACAAATGGACAGCAACGTACGCCCGGATTCTATGGAACGTATCACAACGCCCGAACTCGCGGATGCATTCATCAAGGAACAGGTCGCAGCCCTGCAGAAACAGATCGGCGACGGAAAGGTGCTCCTTGCACTATCCGGAGGGGTCGACTCCTCTGTAGTCGCAGCGCTTCTCATCAAGGCCATCGGAAAGAACCTCACATGCGTCCACGTCAACCACGGACTCCTCAGGAAAGGGGAGGCCGAGCAGGTCATCGACGTGTTCCGCAACCAGATGCAGGCCAACCTGGTCTACGTGGATGCCACGGACAGGTTCCTCGACAAGCTCGCAGGAGTCTCCGACCCCGAGCAGAAGAGGAAGATCATCGGAAAGGAATTCATCGATGTCTTCGAGGAGGAGGCCAAGAAGGTAGAGGGATGCAAGTTCCTCGGACAGGGAACGATCTACCCCGACATCCTTGAGAGTCATGGAGTCAAGGCGCACCACAATGTCGGAGGGCTTCCCGAGAAGTTCGGATTCGAGCTCGTCGAGCCTGTGAAGCTGCTGTTCAAGGACGAGGTCCGTGTGGTCGGTAAACAGCTGGGCCTACCTGACAACATGGTCTACAGGCAGCCCTTCCCCGGACCCGGACTCGGTGTCAGATGCACCGGGGCCATCACAAGGGATCGTTTGGAGGCAGTACGCGAATCTGATGCGATCCTCCGCGAGGAGTTCGCCAAGGCAGGACTCGAGGGCAAAGTGTGGCAGTACTTCACCGTCGTCCCGGACTACCGCTCCACCGGAGTCAAGGATGGGAAGCGCCTTTGGGACTGGCCTGTAATCATCCGTGCGGTCAACACCAAGGATGCCATGACCGCCACAGTAGAGGAGGTCCCCTGGCCGCTCCTCAACAAGATCACGCAGAGGATCCTGACCGAGGTCAAGGGCGTCAACCGTGTACTTTACGACCTCTCTCCCAAACCCTGCGCCACCATCGAGTGGGAATGATTCTTCAGCTGGGGGAGACCCCAGCCCCTTAACCATATCGTTTTATCCTCACCGGGCCATCTTTTCTCGGTGATCATATGGACGAGGATATCCGCAAAGAGCTCGGGCTTGTGCAGATCTACACAGGCAACGGAAAAGGCAAAACAACAGCCGCCCTCGGACTGTCTTTGAGGGCATCCGGAAGAGGATTGAAGGTTCTTTTCCTGCAGTTCCTGAAACCCGACGCGGGATACGGGGAGCAGATGGCCTGCTCGTGCCTCAAGAACATCACCGTGGTATCCATGGGGTTGGCCCATTTTGTCGGTAAAAATCCCAAGCAGGAGGATATCGATGCTGCCCATGTGGCCCTGAGAAAATCAGAGGAACTGATCTCCTCCGGAGAATTCGACATAGCCGTTCTGGATGAAGCCATGAACGCGGTCCGTTTAGGATTGATTACATCCAAGGAACTGATCGATTCCTTGGAGAAGAGACCGAAGAACGTGGAGATAGTCCTCACCGGAAGGGGCATGACCCCGGAACTCGAGGAATACGCGGACCTTATCACCGAGATGAAGCTTATCAAACACCCTATGGACAAGGGGATCGATGCCCGCAAGGGGATCGAGTATTGAGTGATAACATGAGGAGACTTTTGTTCATAGTGGGTTCGATACGGAAAGGATCGTTCAACCGTCAGCTGTCATCGATGGCGGCGGATATCGTCAAGGACTGGGCTGTGGTGGATTACATGGATATCTCTACCTTTCCGCTTATGAATCAAGATGTCGAGTTCCCTGCTCCATCCGCTGTATCGGAAGCGCGGAAACAGTTGGCGGAATGCGATGCGGTTTGGATATTCACCCCGGAATACAACCATTCCATCCCTGGTCCCCTGAAGAATGCCATGGATTGGCTCAGCCGTCCTCTGGATCCACAGGATCCCGACAGGGTGTCTGCAGTGAAAGGAAAGAAGGCCATCATCTGCGGTGCAGGTGGCGGGAAGAAGACCGAATTCTCCCGCAAGGCCCTCGACGAGATGCTGTCCTTCATAGGTATGGAGGTCATCGGCGGAGACGGCTGCGGATTCGCTTTGGATAGAAGGGCATTCGCCGAGAACATATGGGAACCTGGTGACGACGTGAAAGATGCTCTGAAGGTACAGGCAGCGATGCTGAAAGAACATACCGA
The nucleotide sequence above comes from Methanomassiliicoccales archaeon LGM-RCC1. Encoded proteins:
- a CDS encoding PHP domain-containing protein; translated protein: MKADLHVHTEFSPDGYTTMEQLVETAKAHGIGCIAVTDHNEFKAYDLLKDNKDVIIIPAEEVSSKEGHIVALGIDRLIPRGYSIQETIDMIHEAGGYAIAAHPYRWWSGLGEKNTMKYPFDGIEARNARSIPSANIKSERLAKKIGKPITAGSDAHTPGRIGWGYVELPDTIANWREAVDYIMSGEIKEPHSHSRHFDQTLRYGGKSISQWMLRGFKKM
- a CDS encoding TfoX/Sxy family protein, with protein sequence MPSGANSLEKVRSVLPEITARKMMGEYLLYMDGILFGGIYDDRLLLKITKASSTMLKEYDSAFPYDGGGEMILFSEPYDEELLKKVVMAMVPELRK
- the guaA gene encoding glutamine-hydrolyzing GMP synthase — encoded protein: MDSNVRPDSMERITTPELADAFIKEQVAALQKQIGDGKVLLALSGGVDSSVVAALLIKAIGKNLTCVHVNHGLLRKGEAEQVIDVFRNQMQANLVYVDATDRFLDKLAGVSDPEQKRKIIGKEFIDVFEEEAKKVEGCKFLGQGTIYPDILESHGVKAHHNVGGLPEKFGFELVEPVKLLFKDEVRVVGKQLGLPDNMVYRQPFPGPGLGVRCTGAITRDRLEAVRESDAILREEFAKAGLEGKVWQYFTVVPDYRSTGVKDGKRLWDWPVIIRAVNTKDAMTATVEEVPWPLLNKITQRILTEVKGVNRVLYDLSPKPCATIEWE
- the cobO gene encoding cob(I)yrinic acid a,c-diamide adenosyltransferase; this translates as MDEDIRKELGLVQIYTGNGKGKTTAALGLSLRASGRGLKVLFLQFLKPDAGYGEQMACSCLKNITVVSMGLAHFVGKNPKQEDIDAAHVALRKSEELISSGEFDIAVLDEAMNAVRLGLITSKELIDSLEKRPKNVEIVLTGRGMTPELEEYADLITEMKLIKHPMDKGIDARKGIEY
- a CDS encoding NAD(P)H-dependent oxidoreductase; the encoded protein is MRRLLFIVGSIRKGSFNRQLSSMAADIVKDWAVVDYMDISTFPLMNQDVEFPAPSAVSEARKQLAECDAVWIFTPEYNHSIPGPLKNAMDWLSRPLDPQDPDRVSAVKGKKAIICGAGGGKKTEFSRKALDEMLSFIGMEVIGGDGCGFALDRRAFAENIWEPGDDVKDALKVQAAMLKEHTEN